The stretch of DNA AACAAGGTCTCTTTAAGCCAAATGGAAGGTGAGTGTAGTTATTTAGCAAGTGAGCCTTAGGTTATCAAGAAGCATCTAACCGTGAAAGTATTTGATACCAGAACAGATTATTTAGGGAGAAtatagaatttccttttttttttttttttaagattttattttatttatttgagagagggagacagtgagagagagcatgagcgaggagaaggtcagagggagaagcagactccccatggagctgggagcctgatgtgggactcgatcccgggactccaggatcacgccctgagccggaggcagtcgtttaaccaactgcgccacccaggcgtccctagaatttCCTTTTCAGAGAGCTCTTGAACTAGGATAGGTACCCTTTTGTCTGAGTGAGTTCCTTTGGTTTTGCCTGGAGCCTAGACTCTGGACCAAGTAGCCATTTAAGAATTCCTTTGACATAGTCATCGAGAATTGGGTGACTGTGGATAACAGGTAGGAACCCTTAGATAAGAAGCATAACATGGACTATTTTAGGGAGGAAATTGCTTAAAATTTTAGGTGTATCCTTCCCCTAGCGTATTTGATCACTTTTGGCATTGCACTGGGCACTCATGATAATTTGAAGTCTCAGATCCTCCAGTGGTGATTTAGTAGGATCCCTAGGTTTCTTCTAATTCTTCCTTTTGGTCTCCCCAGAAACATATGCTGAAAGAGGGTAAAGGCCGGATGCTGCAGGCCATCAGTCCAAAGCAGAGTCCCAGCAGCAGCCCCACTCGGGAACGCTCCCCATCCCCGTCTTTCCGATGGCCCTTCTCTGGCAAGACTTCCCCGCCTTCCTCCCCAGCAAACCTCTCCAGGCACAAAGCTGCAGCTTATGATATCAGTGAGGATGAAGAAGACTAAGTTTTCATCCCTTCTTTCCtatcccctccctctgtcccatcACCTTCAGAAGCTCTCTGTTGAATTTCGAATTGTGATTCCAACACTAAACCTAAGGACAGctacaaaggaaagaaagttggGGCAGGAGGACCTAGGATGGGATCAGACAGCCTATTCTCCAGGAGACATCATCACCCATCCACACCAAGAAGGAGGCTGACCGCACCTCAGAAACCTGTTCTGCATCCATATACCCTCCCTACAGACTTTGCTTTACTGTTTATGTTCATGTGATTTTGACAGGgaaattgtcatttttattaattttttaaaaattagtctttCAAATGTTGTAAGTAGAACTAATTTTTGGCCCCTGAGGAGTGGGCAGAAGGAAATGGTATATtactcagaggccttttcttccTGATACACTATAGAGTTTGCCTTCTGTTCTGAGGCAGAGTGGCTTGCCAAGTCCTTCAAGCAATGAGCCATGCTGATGAGTGATTTCAGTGGGCAGGGGAAATAGCATAATTTTGGTGTCCTTAACAAAAACCTAAAAGCTAAGTAAACTCAGTCACAAATCCCCTAAATGTACTGCTGGCACATGTGTCAATGTGGCTGACTGTGAGAAGAAGGAGATCTGAGCCTAACTTTTCTTACTCCCTGAGGAGTTTCTTGTTGGACCCAATGGGGTCCATGGAAGACACTGATGGGGATGGAACCAGACCACATGGCATCAGCTACGGTTTTCCTGCTGTGTTCATCTTCTCAGAAAACTCTCACCCAATTATTTGGGAGCTCTGGTCAATCTCTTTCCTACAGTCTACCTTTGAAGGCAGGAACACGTCCAGATTTATTGTgattggggaggggagtgggacaATACTCAATCCTATACAGGGACAGTTTAGGttaattttcccatctgtgagtAAGTCTCTGACCCTGCTATTTTGATGCTTATTACCTAGCTTTTTACAGAGGATACTTTGTAAATGTCTGCAGTTTGAACATGATCTGTTAATCCATGTTGCTCAAAGCCATACTGAATATTTAAAGAGATTTGCAcagaatataaacataaaagcataaagaaacacccccccaccccttcctaaAGCCTTATCTTGAACTCTGTCCTTCTTAAGAATGTTCTTGACTGGAACTAATGCTCCAGGTggtgtttcttttcctctgagaGTTGCAGCTGGTTGGGACTTCCCTTCGCTGCAGCCTCCAGCAGGCCACAGAACATTACAAGAAAATggcagattctctccctttcccatgtGTGCCTGGTAGTTATGGTCCCACTGCTCCTGTTAGGTTGCCTAGGAGGATTCACCACTTATATCCCACATCAGAGATGCTGAAGCTTAACACTTGTAGTTGAGCGTGAGCTCATTTTAAGCCTCTAGCATTGTGCCTCTGAATGTCCGAAGAGACCATCATCTTCAGTAATCCTGTAGCTGGGTTCAGGGGAAAATTGCTTATGTCCAGGCCCCACCCTGTCACTCATAAATACCCCTTGTGGGGGTGGAGTTTTGGTGTTTTCAGCTAAGAAAACCACATTTTATCTTTGCTTTCCCCAGTGCTAGGGCTGTGAGCATCTCATAGTCTCCTCCCTAAATATTTTCTGATAAAACCTGCTCTTCTGCCTGAGGATCAGGCTAGAATCACTGCCTGCTTACACAGCAGGACTACCTGGTTTCTTATAACTCCTGATCACCCAGAGAGGCAGAGTATAGCAGAGTAGAGACACAAAGAGAGGGAACTCTCTTCTTGTCATGATGGCTTATAAAAACTACATTTCTGACTCTTCTCTGAAGTGCTCTTTTTGCTATCAGATATGGTTTACATGAGCTTTGGCTTGGAATCCTTTTTTTGCAACAGTTCAACTTCTTGTTTTCCTTCATTAACAAGCTTCATAGGATCACGTATTTTAACTTTTCTGCTTTAGTCTTCCCTCTTTGAGAATTTTGCCTACTTCTGTCTTATTCTCCTTCCTATAGAAAGATGATAAAATCACTGAAGGTCACCTACCTATTCCCTCAAGGTACATATTGATCAAGTGTATCTGGCAAGGGAGATGCTCAGAATGTGGTTTTGCACACTGTGTGTCACTCCTCTCAAATATACTGTCTGGGAACTCTTCCTCTGCTCTGTCAGTGGGCTACTTTTGGCATTCCCTGCCCTTGGAATATAACTGCTCTGCTGGTGAGTTCTCCAAGACTGCCAGGTCCAGCATATGCACTTGTGCTTGGAAAGCCCTCTCACCCCTTTTGACGAGCCTCTGTGGCCTCAATCTCCTAACACTATTGCATCTTGAAGTACTTTTGACTTGAAGATGAAAATTTATGGTGTGGCATATTAGCTACTTTGGGGTAAATGGGATCCTATTTAATGGTAAATCCTATTTAAAGGTAAATGGGGTAAATGGACAAGGATGGGTGGAGGGAAGAAGCTGTTGGGATGATGTATTATTTGATCATTTGTGCCTAATTAAATGAAGTTAGTGGTTTGCCTACCATGACCATGCCTGTGATCTGTAAATTtgctattattaattttaatatgaaCTGTTAAGATTGATTTCTAATGTTAATTATCTATTTCCCTGAATCCCACACACAAAGCAATAAGCCAAATGTAGCAGAGGTGGGAGAGCCTTAAACACTGGTTGGCTTCAGAGCCCAGTCTGTAAGACGGAAGAACGGAGACATTCTGTGCTCCTCAGAATGCTGAGGAGGTGCTACTTTAGTTATCTTGGAATGTCTGGGCAGAGAGTTTGATCTTTTCATACACTGGACTCAGTAGCAATAAGGAAGAGAGGTTGAAACTTTCGAGGAGTAGAAACAGATCCTTTGTACTACTGCCGCCATTTCTGATAATTAGAGCCAAAGAGCATTTTTTCGCTGAGGCTTGGGTAAGAAGGTTGGggatatgaggaagttgaagatcctaaataagaaaaaatatgaaggaGGTCAGGAGAACTTTTGACTTTATCTGATTTCTGATAACACAGCACCACAgttagatttttcttattttacttgtGACCACACAATTGGTCAGGCAGCCTCTGGATGTTCTCCCTGTGATGATTCTTCACAGTGCTTTGGTTTCTCTGGATTATGTTGATTTGTGGGTAACTTTTGTTATTCTGGAGCTCATTGCCTTTCTGACCCTGTTATAGATCTATCTAAAATCTCTCCAAATCAATTATATTTTGCTGCTTTTCTTTAATTCCCTAAAAGCCATAGCTTCTACATTTTCTGTCAGCACACCCTTTCACCAGAAGTTGAActaataacaggaaaaaaagctCCCTTAATAATGGTTTTAACTAATGATACTTTTTTTAAGCTTACCaatgtaagtatttttaaaggtTGTATTTTTCAAAGTCATACAATGATGTTCTTGTTTTCTCTCATAGAATAAATTGTCATGGGATAAAGAGTGGTCCctagcttttatttttccaaataagtagAACATATTCTTAGGATTATactattaaatgttaattttctctaaaagaaagaggaaagattttCTGTCTGCCAAAGTTTTATGTTAATACTCAGATTGGGGTAGAAAACAAAGTGCTAGGTTTAACACTAGGATGACTCAGGTTGTGTTCCTTTAGGTTTAAAGAGAGCTTTCCCACTCTTCTTCCGGGGGCACTGACTATTTTAAACACAGAGACTTGATTGGTTGGGTTGCTTTGTATGGAGGAtcctgaaaagaaaaaggtatgttGGGAAGAAACGCTAGCCTTGGTATGACTGTTAGTCCCATCCACAGTGCCAGCATCCACAGGGTGTTTTCCTCAATCGGTGTTCAATATATTGTTTTCCTATGTGAGTGTTATTAATTTGTTCCAGTTATTTGGGCCTTTGTCATTTAGCCAAATAAAGGCAAAGTGGTTTTACCTAATGTACATATCCTGTGTTTATGACCTGGTATACATGTGtataagatgttttatttatttgggacttTTACCTATACCCGCAGTTCTTTTGCTTTTGCATCCTAATTTGTCTCCTCAAAATTGTTCCATGACCACATTATGAGGGAAATCCTTTTGCAGCTTTGCATAGAAGGTTCAAAAAGCCATTGGCCCTCTAAGGGAGGCTGATCCAGATCTATGAGGTCTAGTGTCATCAGTGCCCTAATGACACATCTGTAAGGGAAAGAATACCTTCCATCTGATCTTCAGAAGCCTGGTTTCTTCTGAGACTTCAGGTCTGTACTATTTTTGCCTGGTTGagttcctttgttgttgttgttgttgacataccatgttacattagtttcaggtgtacaacttagtggcttggcaagtttatacattatgctttgTTCACCACAAGTATtgctaccatctgtcccattacattgctattacaatatcattcactctattccttttttttttttaagattttatttatttgagagagagagcaggtgtgcatgggcagagggagaaggagaaagagtcttaagtagactttgcactgagcgaagagcccgacacagggcttgagatcatgacctgagccaaactcaagagtcagatgcttaatcaactgagccaccccggtgcccctcattgactgtattccttgtGCTCTTTTTGTTCTTGTGACTAACTCATTCCACAACTGAAGGCCCatatctcccactcctcttggCCCATTTTGTCCAACCCCTCACCCCATCTCCTCTGgaccatcagttctctgtatttatagttctgattctgcttttcatttgtttattcattttcttatagattccatttatgagtgggatcatatggtatttccctTTTTCAgtttgactaatttcacttagcataataccctctaggtccatccatgttgtctcaaatggcatggTCTCCTTTtttggctgtataatattccattgtggtatagctataccacattttccttatccattcgtctgttgatggacacttaggttgcttccatattttggttattgtaaataatgccacaataatCATAAGGGCTTGCCTGGTTGATTTCTACTCCTTTTCTTATAACTGGCAAACTCCTCATACTTTTCCCCCCTTTCATTGGCTTTGGGAAAACTCAGAGTGACCTTTCAATATATAAGCTTCAAGGGCTAATAGTGTCACCCACAGAGGCAATGTACCCAACTGTAGAATTTTAAACTCTATCCTGtttattataaaacttaaaataccTTCTCCAGACAAGGTCCAAAATAATTGCATTCTATCCCATAATTCTTCATCTCCTATAGTCAAATGTAATCTGTCAGCTTGTTCTGGAAATGGAATCCATTCCCCTGTGGTCAAGGTTGAGGGGCAGTGAGGAAATCTTGTGCCCATTTAATGTGTACGGTGTCTCTTTCAATGTCCACTTTGGAATTTGAAGTCAAATCCAGGTCTGATGAAGAAAAAGGTTCATATCCAACCTTGTTGTCTTTCCTTCGGTAGTACATGCGTGTCAGCACAGTCATTAGAAAAGTCTCCAGTATGAGGAGGTGGCAATTCATAACTGCAGCATGGAGTGAAATATAATGTAAGTTATCCTAAATTGTAGAGATGGTATCCCACTAGCAGCCCTGGCATGTGAGTTCAGCAAAACTTTCTCCGATTTGTCCTCAAACCATGTCTAGAGATACTAAGTTGTCATAAGTAAAGTAGCAGATTAATGGTAAAGCCAAAACTAGAACTTGACTCTCCACCTTCTGCAATCTGAGACTAGCATTAAACCCcatttcttttgcatgttttatGAGCATgacgttcctttttttttttttttttttttttttgaaagagagagtaagcagtggggaggagcagagggacagagagaatcccaagaaggtTCCATGCTtagtatggagcctgatgtggagctcgagtcttcaaccctgagatcatgacccaagcagacaTTGAGAGTCAGatgtgcttaaccaactgaaccacccaggcgcccctatcagtATGACCCGCTTTCAGATCACACCCATTCCTCTCCCAGAAGCTGGGAATTGAACCTGTGCCTTCCTGGGTTGGCCAAGAGGGTTGGCCTCAAGCTGTGGGATTGCAGCTCTCCTCTGTGTTGTCAGAGAAGTCACCATCTCCTTAAAACCCCACTAAGACTTCTTGGAGATCCCTTTCTGAGTATTCTGAGCAGAAGCCAGGCTGGCCCAACCTCTGTTGTAAGGTCCTCTTTTCCCTGACCCACCCTTCTCACCCATTCCGGAATGAGAGAGGAACTCTTCTGTGCTCACCTTGAgacctgattttagaggaaaagggAGGTGAACAAGCAATCTGCCCACTGTTGGCCAAGACTGAGAAGATGGATGGCTGCAGGGCAGTCAGGATGAGGAGCACCTGCAGAAcagaagagaagcaagggcaggAGAGGCTCAGCACCCATGGAACTGAGGCCAGTCGGCGCACCACTGTGCTTGGCCTTCCACGGTGCATTTAGCTGACCTTTTGATCTGGCAGTTACAGAGGGTTGAAACTCACTTAAGTAAAGTTTTGTGGACTTGTAATCCTTAGGCAAATTATAATCTTTGTCTTCTACCCAATATTTTATGAGATGTGACAAGAAACAAGAACTGATTGGGGGTCCATGTTTATTTCCCTATCTCAGCCATGGCTACTAATGAGCACTCAGTGGATGAACAGGATGGATGGTTAGAGAAGACCATTTCCATCTGGCTCAAGGACCTGAGATTCCCTGCTCCTAAAATGATGGGCAATTGGTCATGAAGGAAAGCACCCTTTGAAAAATCTCTACAGTGCCAGGCCCTAGGGGAAAGGGGAATTAATGGTACAGAGTCCCTACATGGAAGGTGAAAAAAAGtctggaaatggatggtggtgatgattgtacaacaatgtgaatgcacATAATGCCACTGAactctacacttaaaaatagttaaaatggtaaattttatgtatattttgatacaatgaggaaaaaaagaagaaaaagaaaatctctgtcCAGAGGCTTCATCAACACCTGTCCCACCAAGTGCTCTTTTCTGGAGAATCAGCCGCTTCAGGGCAGGCGTCCCCCGATAGTCACGGGCAGCCCCGGAAGTCACAGAGCTTTTAGTCTGTGGCATGACCCTAAATGCTTTTGCGGCCCAGATCCTTTCTGCCCTTTCAGCCCCTGACTCATTTCAGGCTCTTCTGGCCCATCTCGTCTTCAATTCTACCTACCATGCACCCAGAAATCCACATCTTGGAGGCATCTGCTTAGATCAAATGAGAATTTATGTGAAATCACACTGTTAACTACAAAGCAGTCACTATGCTGTGGGAATAGGAAAAGGGCCTAGCGAGGAGACAGAaagagtggagagagaaggaaaacaagattGGGCTAGAAATCATTGCATTTGGTGGAAGTTCTCTAGGCTTTAGAAAATGGAAAGTGTAAAAGTGAAAAAATGTGCCTTGCAGAGAACTTCGAGAGAGGTGTGCAGGTGAAGAGGCAGTGTGATGAGAAGGAGGAATGTGGATTTGAGAGTTAGATCTAGATTTAAATTCTGGCCCCATAACTACATGCCTTCGAGCAAGCCCGAAGACGTCTCTGGGCCTCATTTACACAATAGGAATAATAATGATTCCTAAGATGAATGTGAAAATTTAGATGTAAATGTATGAAAAGTCCCAAACGTGGTGAAAGTAGTTCATGACTATGATAATGCTGATGCTCCTGGTAGTGATTAATTATGGAGCTTTAGAAAGTATTGGGTAGGAAAAAGTAAAGGTAGAAGATTTTAAGGTTGATAATGCATGTTTTAAGAGTTGAAGTGGGTCCCTAAAGTAATATTTTGAAATCCCaacccccagtatctcagaatgtgatcttatttggaaatagcatCATCATTTTGGTTAACTGATTAGGTATCATTAAGATGACATCGTACTGGAGGGTCCTTATTCCCATATACTGTTGTccttcaaagaagaggaaaagagacagaaGACACATGACACGTGCCATGTCATACAGAGACAAAATCCACGATGCAGCTGCTAGCCGGTGATTGCTGGCCAACCACCAGAAgttaggaagaggcaaggaagaattCTCCCCTATAGGTTTCAGAGGGAGCGTGGCCTGGCTGACCCCttccttgattttggacttctagcctccagaactgtgagacaagaaatttttgtggttttaagccacccagtttgtgatcCTTTTTGAGGGCGGTGCTAGGAAGCTATTACAGCACAGAAAAGCCAAATGTGGGAAGGGACAggaattattttctaaatctcATAGGAAACCTAGGCTTAAGAAGATTCCCAGACCCACTTTTGGTCTTTATTAGTCCCAGTTCCTAATCCCAGTTGTTAATAGCTCTAATATTAACCAGCTTTTCTTTCCCAGGGTATAGTTACCTGAAAGAGGACAAATTTGGCTCCTATATTCTGCTCGCCCAGGTGCATCTTGGCTTGACGGAAAATGATGGCCAGGGCCCAGAGAGCCAACAGGGTAGACACACCGAGGACAGTGTTGATCcacagagctgtgctttcctcAGAAATCTGGTGGCAGATCAAAAAGTAGTGAGGGAGGTGagccttttctcctccttttatttctcctcttccatAGTGggaaaggtaattaaaaaaaaaaaaaaaaaggccccaaAGTCTTGGCCTGTtccactctcctctccccaccagtCTCCAAGCCTCTACTTTTCCATGGCCACACTGTTGCTGGGGCTACCCTGCCTGTGGGGCCCTGTTGCAGCAGATGTTGGCTCCAGCTCTTCCTTCTAGAGCTCAGAGGTACTAAGTGAGTCTTAGACTTTGCTGCCCTTTACTCCTGGCTTACGTCTGCTGGGTCAAAGATGCCATCAGGGATGAGAAACAGGCCCACGAGGCTCAGGGTTATCTTGAAGAAGGCATACTGGAATGGGCCCAACATCAGCAGCTGAAGCTTCTTCCTAAAGAAAGAAGAGGGTTAGGAACATGAACCCACAAACTGCCTACCTCAAGAACACCTTCCAggtccctcactgggctcccgaGCTGAGGCTTGGCTGCCATAATAGACACCAAAATGGCTAGATGGATGGGGACATAGAAAGAAGCCAGAATGTTGAGAGCATTGGAAACTCTCTTCTTGTCTCCCACTCATCCCCCCAGACCAGAATGCTGCCTTTTGGGCAAGATCTATCAAAATGTTGACCCCAATCTCATTAACCAAAATGGGCAAAAGGGACAAGTAAGTAGCCCAAAGTCCACTTAGCTCCAAGTGCCTAAGTTTGTGGGCAGCAGTGAGCTTAAGGGATGGAAACTGgagttctccttcctctgctctcctcacCCCTGTGTAGGTGGTGGCTGTGAGAGGCCCACCCTCTCATCACTGGCTTTGTTCCATACCTTCCTGATTCCAAGAGACTTGAAGCAGGGCTGAGAGAGCCAGAGAGGCTCTTGGGGAAATGCAGGAAGAGGCTAACCTGTTCCTTGAGGAAGCCTCTCACTCCCACCTCACCtggtgagcatgagtggggggcagcaggggcagcagcagcagcaagggcCTGTGTGGACCATCATCGGAGTGTCCTTCAGTGTCCGCATTACTGCCTCCTTCCCACCAAAACCTTCCACCATGACCCTCATCAGCAGGTAAAAGTATACTGCGTAAAACCTGGAGTGGGAACAGAGGTGAGCCTCACAGAGGGGAAGTGGCAGCCTGCTGAGGGGATACCTGACTACAAAGGGTGCAACAGAGGTGGGGCTCACTGGGGGGGACACAGTAGGGACCAGGTATTCAGAATATGTGACCcagcaagagggaaagagaggagagggtcCAGGGCTAAGGAAGAGGGGAATTGGGGCCTATAGGAACAAAATGGTTGACTGAGGATGAACAGAACCAGAAGTTCAAGGAACCTGATTAGCACAAGTTGAAAGGGGCTAGATTCACGATCGATTGGTTTGCAGGGACTTATGGAAGGGACATGggttaaaagaaaatgtggacGCTGGAGTCCTAGGTCCTGGGTGAGTGGGGAGCAAAAGGGTGACCAGCtcagagctggaggtggggcaggACACTCACGAGGTGATGGCCATTTCCACGAGCATGAGTGAACGAGGGATCCAAAGACCAAAACAGCAGAACACAGACACGACCTACTTGGAGAG from Neovison vison isolate M4711 chromosome 6, ASM_NN_V1, whole genome shotgun sequence encodes:
- the SLC51A gene encoding organic solute transporter subunit alpha → MEPDRTQIKLDPRYTADLLELLKTNYSISSACFSHAPTAAQLLRALGPAEIALTVIMTLLALGSVIIFLEDAVYLYKNTRCPIKRTTLLWSSSAPTVVSVFCCFGLWIPRSLMLVEMAITSFYAVYFYLLMRVMVEGFGGKEAVMRTLKDTPMMVHTGPCCCCCPCCPPLMLTRKKLQLLMLGPFQYAFFKITLSLVGLFLIPDGIFDPADISEESTALWINTVLGVSTLLALWALAIIFRQAKMHLGEQNIGAKFVLFQVLLILTALQPSIFSVLANSGQIACSPPFSSKIRSQVMNCHLLILETFLMTVLTRMYYRRKDNKVGYEPFSSSDLDLTSNSKVDIERDTVHIKWAQDFLTAPQP